A genomic window from Helicobacter pylori includes:
- a CDS encoding ATP-dependent helicase: protein MLETLQLNPEQLKAASALQGHNLIIASAGTGKTSTIVGRILHLLDNGIKPEEILLLTFTNKASSEMIARVAKYSKLSSKIEAGTFHAVAYRYLKEHYPNLSLKQPKELRKLLESIVDTKNAIDDDKKPYTSQHLYALYSLYTNALKQEDFSAWLSNKNPEHTPYATFYENILEEFENTKKKHNYIDYNDLLLLFKKAMLETPSPYKEVLCDEFQDTNPLQESILDAINPPSLFCVGDYDQSIYAFNGADISIISNFTQKYKNARVFTLTKNYRSSKEILDLANQVIQHNQRIYPKNLEVVKSGDFNKPTLLNYNDNIAQCQDIAKRIVMRKNFKEVAVIFRNNASADQLEAALRANNVPSKRKGSASFFESKEVALALDICTLVFNPKDIMAAIHVLSYANDIGSNTAKDIHEALMLLGNGDLKSALTHPNKEAKIYTKKKEITSMGLFEEIFALENSSRFNSVIAKAFHSHPVLMHPKISLNGAKMLSDFFTLYTHAPNSPSALIKHTIESAFFQTIKTRLLKERSKNKDGSYNEFKKLQAQKRFNEKMELLISLAKNYQDLGRFLNGTLIGSNEATQGEGVNLLSVHASKGLEFKDVYIIDLMEGRFPNHKLMNTGGGIEEERRLFYVAITRAKENLWLSYAKNELRENAKPKEHKPSVFLYEAGLLKPQ, encoded by the coding sequence GTGCTAGAAACCTTACAATTAAACCCTGAGCAATTAAAAGCGGCTTCGGCTTTACAAGGGCATAATTTAATCATTGCAAGCGCTGGCACAGGAAAGACTTCTACGATTGTGGGGCGCATTTTACACCTGCTTGATAACGGCATCAAGCCTGAAGAAATCCTGCTTTTGACTTTCACCAATAAAGCGAGTAGTGAAATGATTGCAAGGGTGGCTAAATATTCCAAATTAAGCTCAAAAATTGAAGCTGGCACTTTCCATGCGGTGGCGTATCGCTATTTAAAAGAGCATTACCCTAACTTAAGCTTAAAACAACCCAAAGAATTAAGAAAGCTTTTAGAAAGCATTGTGGACACTAAAAACGCCATAGATGACGATAAAAAGCCCTACACTTCGCAGCATTTATACGCCCTTTATTCTCTTTATACCAACGCCCTAAAACAAGAAGATTTTAGCGCATGGCTTTCTAATAAAAACCCTGAACACACCCCATACGCCACCTTTTATGAAAACATTTTAGAAGAATTTGAAAACACCAAAAAAAAGCACAATTATATTGACTATAACGATTTGTTACTGCTCTTTAAAAAAGCGATGCTAGAGACGCCTAGCCCTTATAAAGAAGTGCTTTGCGATGAATTTCAAGACACCAACCCCTTACAAGAATCCATTTTAGACGCTATCAACCCTCCAAGCTTGTTTTGCGTGGGCGATTACGATCAAAGTATTTACGCTTTTAACGGGGCGGATATTTCTATCATTTCTAATTTCACTCAAAAATACAAAAACGCCCGGGTGTTCACGCTCACTAAAAACTACCGCTCTTCTAAAGAAATTTTAGATCTCGCTAACCAAGTGATACAGCACAACCAACGCATTTACCCTAAAAATTTAGAAGTGGTGAAATCAGGGGATTTTAACAAGCCCACGCTTTTAAATTACAACGACAATATCGCGCAATGCCAAGACATCGCCAAACGCATTGTGATGCGAAAGAACTTTAAAGAAGTGGCAGTGATTTTTAGGAATAATGCTAGCGCGGATCAATTAGAAGCCGCTTTAAGAGCTAACAATGTGCCAAGCAAAAGAAAGGGGAGCGCGAGTTTTTTTGAATCCAAAGAAGTGGCGTTAGCGTTAGATATTTGCACGCTGGTGTTTAACCCTAAAGACATTATGGCAGCCATTCATGTTTTAAGCTATGCGAATGATATTGGCTCTAACACCGCTAAAGACATTCATGAAGCCTTAATGCTTTTAGGCAATGGGGATCTCAAATCAGCCCTAACCCACCCCAATAAAGAAGCCAAAATTTACACCAAGAAAAAAGAAATCACCTCCATGGGGCTTTTTGAAGAAATTTTTGCTTTAGAAAACAGCTCAAGATTTAATAGCGTGATAGCTAAAGCGTTCCATTCGCACCCAGTTTTGATGCACCCTAAAATCTCACTCAATGGGGCTAAAATGTTAAGCGATTTTTTTACCCTTTACACCCATGCCCCTAATTCCCCTAGCGCTTTAATCAAACACACCATAGAAAGCGCGTTTTTTCAGACGATTAAAACACGCCTTTTAAAAGAGCGCTCCAAGAATAAGGACGGATCTTATAACGAATTTAAAAAACTCCAAGCGCAAAAACGCTTCAATGAAAAAATGGAATTACTGATCTCTTTGGCGAAAAATTACCAGGATTTAGGGCGTTTTTTAAACGGCACTTTAATAGGCTCAAATGAAGCCACGCAAGGCGAGGGCGTGAATTTATTGAGCGTGCATGCTTCTAAAGGCTTGGAATTTAAGGATGTTTATATCATTGATTTAATGGAAGGGCGCTTCCCTAACCATAAGCTTATGAATACCGGTGGGGGCATTGAAGAAGAAAGGCGGCTTTTTTATGTCGCTATCACAAGGGCTAAAGAAAATTTATGGCTCTCTTATGCGAAAAATGAATTGAGGGAAAACGCCAAACCTAAAGAGCATAAGCCTTCGGTGTTTCTGTATGAAGCAGGGCTTTTGAAACCACAATAA
- the flgD gene encoding flagellar hook assembly protein FlgD, protein MAIDLAEVTGAKAAQERKKEQPQIANGLDKDAFMKLFLEQLKNQDPTAPMETDKIITQTAQLTQVEMQEENKKTMQEVASAMKSNKETNESLKDFQGALKDTMENLNKGMDDSLKANNALREVSALNSVSMIGKIAETDVSGANFDGNNKLSFSLFFDEKIDASKGVPAIQILNENNELVKTISLKNYNGQKGYIHFEWDGTNEKGEKVPKGNYKIKAEYNLDSQSKQYLQTRIGRGEVESVIFDKGKPMLRMGEMILPIDSAIEFYKPDQKPLDQKPIEQKFSDQKPLEQKFSDQKPIADQKPLEQKAPNQKLSEQKQPQTLSKETA, encoded by the coding sequence ATGGCCATTGATTTAGCAGAAGTTACAGGAGCTAAAGCCGCACAAGAAAGGAAAAAAGAGCAGCCACAAATCGCTAATGGGTTGGATAAAGACGCTTTCATGAAACTCTTTTTAGAGCAATTGAAAAATCAAGACCCCACCGCCCCCATGGAAACGGATAAAATCATCACCCAAACCGCCCAACTCACGCAAGTGGAAATGCAAGAAGAAAATAAAAAGACCATGCAAGAAGTTGCAAGTGCCATGAAATCCAATAAAGAAACTAACGAATCTTTAAAAGACTTTCAAGGCGCTCTAAAAGACACGATGGAAAACTTGAATAAAGGCATGGACGATAGCCTAAAAGCCAATAACGCCTTAAGGGAAGTGAGCGCTCTTAATTCTGTGAGCATGATAGGTAAAATCGCTGAAACCGATGTGAGCGGGGCGAATTTTGATGGCAACAACAAGCTTTCTTTTTCGCTCTTTTTTGATGAAAAAATTGACGCTTCTAAAGGAGTGCCAGCCATTCAAATCCTGAATGAAAACAACGAGTTAGTCAAAACGATTTCTTTGAAAAATTATAACGGGCAAAAGGGGTATATCCATTTTGAATGGGACGGCACAAACGAAAAGGGCGAAAAAGTCCCTAAAGGCAATTATAAGATCAAGGCTGAATACAATCTAGACTCACAAAGCAAGCAGTATTTGCAAACGCGCATTGGTAGGGGCGAGGTGGAAAGCGTGATTTTTGACAAAGGCAAACCCATGCTAAGAATGGGCGAAATGATTTTGCCCATAGACAGCGCGATAGAGTTTTATAAACCGGATCAAAAACCACTAGATCAAAAGCCCATTGAGCAAAAATTCTCTGATCAAAAACCACTAGAACAGAAATTCTCCGATCAAAAGCCCATTGCTGATCAAAAACCGCTTGAACAAAAAGCCCCTAATCAAAAACTCTCAGAGCAAAAACAACCCCAAACCCTCTCTAAAGAGACCGCATGA
- the pta gene encoding phosphate acetyltransferase yields MQSLWIYPENTEALQIACKSLLKALKPRYQKIALFSPINGECEGLNSLEFHSAIDKQKALELVSADQEELLFETILKRYDEIQSVHDFVIGLGYVPDFFLNTLLDLNTVLAKHLNAPVVAVAQTSLEYLKAMHSHVIKKEAPFALGLLMGETLEKPDFLSASLCKGELEASVVEKLLHTKSKITTPLAFQRSLEKKAKEQIKKVVLPESEDERILKAVHHLNLMGAVGLILLGDEKTIHSQAKNLNLNLENIEIIDPNTSSYKEEFANHLYELRKSKGLNRQEAEQLVLDKTYFATMLVHLGYAHAMVSGVNHTTAETIRPALQIIKTKPGVSLVSSAFLMCLDTQVLVFGDCAIIPNPSPKELAEIATTSAQTAKQFNITPKVAMLSYATGNSAQGEMIDKINEALKIAHSIDPQLEIDGPLQFDASIDKSVAKKKMPNSQVAGQASVFIFPDLNAGNIAYKAVQRSAKAVAIGPILQGLNKPINDLSRGALVEDIINTVLISAIQAQD; encoded by the coding sequence ATGCAAAGTTTATGGATTTACCCGGAAAATACAGAAGCGTTACAGATCGCTTGTAAGAGCCTTTTAAAGGCGCTAAAGCCACGCTATCAAAAAATCGCTTTATTTTCGCCCATTAATGGGGAGTGCGAGGGCTTGAACTCTTTAGAGTTTCATAGCGCTATAGATAAACAAAAAGCCTTAGAGCTTGTGAGCGCTGATCAAGAAGAGTTACTATTTGAAACAATTCTCAAACGCTACGATGAAATACAATCTGTGCATGATTTTGTGATTGGTTTGGGGTATGTGCCGGATTTTTTCTTAAATACTCTTTTAGATTTAAACACCGTTCTAGCCAAGCATTTAAACGCTCCCGTTGTGGCTGTCGCGCAAACGAGTTTAGAATATCTGAAAGCCATGCATTCTCATGTTATCAAAAAAGAAGCCCCTTTCGCTCTAGGGCTATTGATGGGCGAAACGCTTGAAAAACCGGATTTTTTGAGCGCGTCTCTTTGTAAGGGCGAATTAGAAGCGAGCGTAGTTGAAAAATTATTGCACACAAAAAGCAAGATCACCACCCCTTTAGCCTTTCAAAGGAGTTTGGAAAAAAAGGCTAAGGAGCAAATTAAAAAAGTGGTTTTGCCAGAGAGCGAAGATGAAAGGATTTTAAAAGCCGTGCATCATTTGAATTTAATGGGTGCGGTGGGATTGATCTTATTGGGCGATGAAAAAACGATCCACTCTCAAGCGAAAAACCTTAACTTGAATTTAGAAAACATTGAAATCATAGACCCCAACACTTCTAGCTATAAAGAAGAATTCGCTAATCATTTGTATGAATTGAGAAAATCAAAAGGTTTGAATCGGCAAGAAGCTGAGCAATTAGTGTTGGATAAGACTTATTTTGCAACCATGCTCGTGCATTTAGGATACGCGCATGCCATGGTTTCTGGGGTGAATCACACCACGGCTGAGACCATTAGACCCGCTTTGCAAATCATTAAAACTAAGCCTGGCGTGAGCCTAGTTTCAAGCGCGTTTTTAATGTGTTTGGACACCCAAGTGCTAGTCTTTGGGGATTGCGCGATTATCCCTAACCCTAGCCCTAAAGAATTAGCCGAGATCGCTACCACTTCCGCGCAAACCGCCAAGCAATTTAATATCACGCCTAAAGTAGCTATGCTTTCTTATGCGACAGGCAATTCCGCTCAAGGCGAAATGATAGACAAAATCAACGAAGCCCTAAAAATCGCACATAGTATCGATCCCCAATTAGAAATAGATGGCCCTTTACAATTTGACGCCTCTATAGACAAAAGCGTAGCGAAGAAAAAAATGCCAAACAGCCAAGTGGCCGGGCAGGCTAGCGTTTTTATTTTCCCAGATTTAAACGCCGGGAACATCGCTTATAAAGCGGTGCAACGAAGCGCTAAAGCCGTAGCGATAGGGCCTATCTTACAAGGTTTGAACAAGCCCATTAACGATTTGAGTAGGGGCGCTTTAGTGGAAGATATTATTAACACCGTTTTGATTAGCGCCATTCAAGCGCAAGATTAA
- a CDS encoding flagellar hook-length control protein FliK, which translates to MPSPINPIHTSASTSALKNEAKNEDTKNVPKSASKDFSKLLNQKISKEEPKDKPKNLNPSALKDTPQNALKNTPKDTLEKTPTPHVQTPKEIAKNQQAPTLKDLLNHQENHSTSHPTAKHETQHETIQKTHPTTPNETPNKNEKKPNEALSNAHQANLLHKNPITPNHANNTNATQKPTAPTDNTKPKTLKDIHALSQKHDLNASNIQTATTPENKNPLNASDHLALKTTPKNPTTNPTLAKNDAKNTANLSSVLQSLEKKDAPNKEHTSPTNNEKKTPPLKEALQMNAIKRDKTLSKKKPEKAPTKSQATATTPENTPKLALKTPLLMPLMGANPPNDNAPTPLEKEEKSKEVSENKEKTKESSNSTQNVQNTPNSDNKSIAPKETIKHFTQQLKQEIQEYKPPMSKISMDLFPKELGKVEVVIQKVGKNLKVSVISHNNSLQTFLDNQQDLKNSLNALGFEGVDLSFSQNPSKEQQAPKDQLKEQELSPLKENALKSYQENTDNEHKETSMQITLYA; encoded by the coding sequence ATGCCATCTCCTATCAATCCCATTCACACAAGCGCTAGCACCAGTGCATTAAAGAATGAAGCTAAAAACGAAGACACCAAAAATGTGCCTAAAAGCGCATCAAAGGATTTCAGCAAGCTTTTAAACCAAAAAATCTCTAAAGAAGAGCCTAAAGACAAACCTAAAAATTTAAACCCTAGCGCTTTAAAAGACACGCCACAAAACGCGCTAAAAAACACGCCCAAAGACACGCTTGAAAAAACCCCTACCCCACACGTTCAAACGCCTAAAGAGATCGCTAAAAACCAACAAGCCCCTACCCTAAAAGACTTGCTCAACCATCAAGAAAACCATTCAACAAGCCACCCAACAGCTAAACATGAAACCCAGCATGAAACCATTCAAAAAACCCACCCAACAACCCCTAACGAAACCCCAAACAAGAATGAAAAAAAGCCTAATGAAGCCCTTTCTAACGCCCATCAAGCTAATTTACTCCATAAAAACCCTATAACCCCCAATCACGCTAACAATACTAACGCTACCCAAAAACCCACCGCCCCTACTGACAATACCAAGCCAAAAACCCTTAAAGATATTCATGCGCTCAGCCAAAAGCATGATTTGAACGCTAGCAACATTCAAACGGCCACAACGCCAGAAAATAAAAACCCTTTAAATGCAAGCGATCATCTTGCCTTAAAAACAACGCCCAAAAACCCCACGACCAACCCCACTCTCGCCAAAAACGACGCTAAAAACACCGCCAACCTTTCTAGCGTCTTGCAATCGTTGGAAAAAAAAGACGCGCCCAATAAAGAACACACAAGCCCTACAAATAACGAAAAAAAAACGCCCCCTTTAAAGGAAGCTTTACAAATGAACGCTATTAAAAGGGATAAAACGCTCTCTAAAAAAAAGCCAGAAAAAGCCCCCACTAAAAGCCAAGCCACAGCCACAACGCCAGAAAATACCCCAAAACTTGCCCTTAAAACGCCCCTTTTAATGCCCTTAATGGGAGCTAACCCCCCTAACGATAACGCTCCAACGCCCCTAGAAAAAGAAGAAAAATCTAAAGAAGTGAGCGAAAATAAAGAAAAAACTAAAGAGTCTAGTAATAGCACTCAAAACGTGCAAAACACCCCAAACAGCGACAATAAAAGCATCGCCCCTAAAGAAACGATCAAGCATTTCACCCAACAATTAAAGCAAGAAATCCAAGAATACAAACCTCCCATGAGTAAGATCTCTATGGATTTATTCCCTAAAGAGTTGGGTAAGGTTGAAGTGGTGATTCAAAAAGTGGGTAAAAACCTTAAAGTGAGCGTGATCTCTCATAACAACAGCTTGCAAACCTTTTTGGATAACCAACAAGATCTTAAAAACAGCTTGAACGCTTTAGGCTTTGAAGGGGTGGATTTGAGCTTTTCGCAAAATCCTTCTAAAGAGCAACAAGCCCCAAAGGATCAACTAAAAGAGCAGGAATTAAGCCCTTTAAAAGAAAACGCCCTAAAAAGTTACCAAGAAAACACGGACAATGAACACAAAGAAACGAGCATGCAAATCACTCTTTATGCGTGA
- a CDS encoding flagellar hook protein FlgE produces the protein MNDTLLNAYSGIKTHQFGIDSLSNNIANVNTLGYRSNDPEFKTLFSSHLDALNAKSVVANDRNYGVTGSGNVLSNKDGEYMPSEGEFHMAYQGKGWFVIGPNKNGEMTINKDGFSKKQDNFLTRAGNFARDADGYLVTPEGYYVYGIDLKKIKDGTLNSTARDEDIEKLHGNTLSPLQIPQDLTYQPVLSTKVGISVNLNPKDHLKGAQEFLLNDKGEVIKERFLNQDINALANDDNEPIDAITNRKLNISIQKENGKKEDFVFTYGDAEKGENQFKTLGDLQKLFKEKTGLDLNLIKSEKDAKKPPLLLEIANPSETPITFSLSGGIADKLGLNANEMELKKGISRDSVAIKIPYYSTEVDIYDKAGDKYLLQSEYYMTNSNDPTSSPTSKRKNQTWEVKSYIVDPKNKTPINEPTWEIIGFDSATHKMKAAPMTLDFKGNKLTYSLDKSENHDSSDLTYQDSKLLEASQDGKPRGIFRDMRIEENGVISLAFSNGVVEPVARIGILAFTNDQGLRKIGGNLYEMQEGTINGENRPLSGNPILGWDEEGKLKFGKIRHKYLETSNVNAGNALTNLILMQRGYSMNAKAFGAGDDMIKEAISLKK, from the coding sequence ATGAATGACACTTTATTAAACGCTTATAGCGGGATTAAGACCCACCAGTTTGGTATTGACAGCCTTTCTAACAATATCGCCAATGTCAATACTTTAGGCTATCGCTCCAATGATCCGGAGTTTAAGACCTTGTTTTCTTCGCATTTAGACGCTTTGAACGCCAAATCCGTTGTGGCTAATGACCGAAATTACGGCGTTACAGGCTCAGGGAATGTGCTTTCTAATAAAGATGGGGAATACATGCCTAGTGAAGGGGAATTCCACATGGCGTATCAAGGCAAAGGTTGGTTTGTGATAGGGCCTAATAAAAACGGGGAAATGACCATTAATAAAGATGGCTTTAGCAAAAAACAGGATAATTTTCTCACTCGTGCGGGCAATTTCGCCAGAGACGCTGATGGCTATTTAGTAACCCCAGAGGGTTATTATGTCTATGGTATTGATTTGAAAAAAATCAAAGATGGCACGCTCAATTCCACGGCTAGAGATGAAGACATTGAAAAATTGCATGGCAACACCCTTTCGCCCTTACAAATCCCCCAAGATCTCACTTACCAACCGGTGCTTAGCACGAAAGTGGGTATTAGCGTGAATCTAAACCCTAAAGACCATTTAAAGGGCGCTCAAGAATTCCTTTTAAACGACAAGGGCGAAGTGATTAAAGAGCGTTTTTTAAACCAGGATATAAACGCCCTAGCGAACGATGATAACGAACCTATAGATGCGATCACCAATCGTAAATTAAACATCAGTATCCAAAAAGAAAATGGCAAAAAAGAAGATTTTGTTTTCACTTATGGGGACGCTGAAAAAGGGGAAAACCAATTCAAAACTTTAGGCGATTTGCAAAAACTCTTTAAAGAAAAAACCGGGCTAGACTTAAACCTCATCAAAAGCGAAAAAGACGCCAAAAAGCCCCCCCTTTTACTAGAGATCGCTAACCCTAGCGAAACGCCCATCACTTTTAGCTTGAGTGGGGGTATTGCGGATAAATTGGGCTTGAATGCAAATGAAATGGAGTTGAAAAAGGGTATTAGCAGGGATTCAGTGGCGATTAAAATCCCTTATTACAGCACAGAAGTGGATATTTATGATAAAGCCGGGGATAAATACTTGCTTCAAAGCGAATATTACATGACTAATTCCAACGATCCCACATCAAGCCCCACGAGTAAAAGGAAAAACCAAACTTGGGAAGTGAAAAGCTATATCGTGGATCCTAAAAATAAAACCCCTATCAATGAGCCTACTTGGGAAATTATCGGCTTTGATTCAGCCACGCATAAGATGAAAGCCGCCCCCATGACTTTGGATTTTAAGGGTAATAAGCTCACTTATTCTTTAGATAAAAGCGAAAACCATGACTCTAGCGATTTGACTTATCAAGACTCTAAACTCTTAGAAGCGAGTCAAGACGGCAAGCCTAGGGGTATTTTTAGAGACATGCGCATTGAAGAAAATGGCGTGATTTCTCTCGCTTTTAGTAATGGAGTGGTAGAGCCGGTCGCTCGCATTGGGATTTTGGCTTTCACTAATGATCAAGGCTTAAGGAAAATCGGCGGCAACCTCTATGAAATGCAAGAAGGCACGATCAATGGCGAAAACAGACCCTTAAGCGGTAACCCTATTTTAGGGTGGGACGAAGAGGGTAAGCTCAAGTTTGGGAAAATCAGGCATAAATATTTAGAAACGAGCAATGTGAATGCTGGGAACGCCCTAACCAATCTCATTTTAATGCAAAGAGGCTATTCTATGAACGCTAAAGCCTTTGGCGCGGGCGATGACATGATTAAAGAAGCCATTAGCTTGAAAAAATAA